One segment of Solanum stenotomum isolate F172 chromosome 1, ASM1918654v1, whole genome shotgun sequence DNA contains the following:
- the LOC125877739 gene encoding uncharacterized protein LOC125877739, which translates to MPTYTAIAFENLLEPRVRKSYGKQVLNERNEEEKVVEDNEPPPAPANHIFISPALYITPEPAPIPETSSGSLSPSPYLVNHKRRGGGEAFANRKLDGLEEVEQVNEKIDLDLDLNLEEELAEENLFKEDEGFLDPRCDALSVGSVNEVKGLDCRSNVSVQGEFFDADEDFSVEGSSLNGSTCGPNIEWELRTTKLKLLEEIERRKTAEDALNMMRCQWQNISTVLSQAGLTLPSPSDVIGDIQPDNASIEQLYQEVVVSRFVAEAIGKGQARAEAELAAESILESKNQEISRLRDRLRYYEAVNHEMSQRNQEIIDVARKQRQRKRTQKKWLWSCIGLSAAIGVSVVAYKYLPQASKHQPSSYSNESTSAGTHKTA; encoded by the exons ATGCCGACTTATACAGCAATAGCCTTTGAGAATCTACTCGAACCTCGTGTTCGAAAATCCTATGGAAAACAAGTGCTAAATGagagaaatgaagaagaaaaagtggtGGAGGATAATGAGCCACCGCCTGCCCCGGcgaatcatatatttatatcacCGGCGTTGTATATAACTCCTGAACCAGCTCCGATTCCGGAGACTTCTTCTGGTTCGTTGTCTCCTTCTCCTTATTTAGTCAACCACAAGCGACGTGGCGGTGGAGAAGCATTTGCGAACCGGAAACTTGATGGATTGGAGGAAGTTGAGCAAGTTAACGAAAAGattgatttggatttggatttgaaTTTGGAAGAGGAGCTAGCTGAGGAAAATTTGTTTAAGGAAGATGAGGGATTTTTGGATCCGAGATGTGATGCGTTAAGTGTTGGTAGTGTTAATGAGGTGAAAGGGCTTGATTGCCGGAGCAATGTGTCTGTTCAAGGGGAGTTCTTTGATGCAGATGAAG atttctccgtggaaggGTCGTCTCTGAATGGATCTACATGTGGACCTAATATTGAATGGGAACTGCGCACCACAAAGCTCAAACTCCTTGAGGagattgaaagaagaaaaaccGCAGAAGATGCTCTTAATATGATGCGATGCCAGTGGCAGAACATTAGTACTGTTCTATCTCAGGCAGGGTTAACACTTCCTTCTCCTTCAGATGTCATTGGTGATATACAGCCTGATAATGCTTCAATTGAGCAGCTCTATCAGGAAGTAGTTGTCTCAAGATTTGTTGCTGAAGCAATTGGAAAAGGTCAAGCTCGTGCAGAAGCTGAACTAGCTGCAGAATCAATTCTTGAGTCAAAAAACCAGGAGATTTCAAGGTTGAGAGACAGGCTCCGATACTATGAGGCTGTAAATCATGAGATGTCCCAGAGAAATCAGGAAATCATTG ATGTTGCACGGAAGCAGCGGCAGAGGAAAAGGACCCAGAAGAAGTGGCTATGGAGTTGTATAGGGCTCTCTGCTGCCATTGGCGTTTCAGTGGTTGCTTATAAGTACCTGCCACAAGCAAGTAAACATCAACCAAGTTCATACTCCAATGAATCAACAAGTGCTGGCACTCACAAAACTGCCTAA
- the LOC125877685 gene encoding NADPH:adrenodoxin oxidoreductase, mitochondrial isoform X1 encodes MALSRALNFCRSFSTVSSEPLRVCIVGSGPAGFYTADKILKAHEGAEVDIVDRLPTPFGLVRSGVAPDHPETKIVMNQFSRVAQNRRCSFIGNVSLGASISLAELRELYDAVVLSYGAESDQALGIPREDLSGIYAAREFVWWYNGHPDCRNLAPDLKSSDTAVIIGQGNVALDVARILLRPTSELATTDISCHALAALSESSIRKVYLVGRRGAAQAAFTAKELREVLRIKDLSIEIRQADLSKTPADEEELKNNRIKRRIHELLSKAATPATSVCNPGQKELHFVFFRKPDRFLESDCRSGHVAGLRVERTILKEDVGSGKQIAVGTGLFEEMECGLVLKSVGYKSIPVDGLPFDHRKGIVPNVRGRVLSEASEDAQVEKGLYVCGWLKRGPTGIIATNLYCAEETVASISEDVERGVVTSRSGLSKPGREGLLQLLDSRNVKIVPFGGWEKIDSEEKRRGSLKNKPREKLTSWQDLLEVATK; translated from the exons ATGGCTCTCTCAAGAGCTCTCAATTTCTGCAGGAGCTTTTCCACAGTTTCTTCCGAACCATTACGTGTTTGCATCGTGGGGAGCGGGCCAGCTGGGTTCTACACTGCCGATAAG ATTTTGAAAGCTCACGAGGGAGCTGAAGTTGATATAGTTGATCGGTTACCTACGCCATTTGGATTAGTCAGATCCGGAGTGGCTCCTGATCATCCTGAAACAAAG ATTGTGATGAACCAGTTTTCTCGGGTTGCTCAAAATAGACGTTGCTCGTTCATTGGGAATGTCTCTCTTGGAGCCTCTATATCTTTGGCTGAGCTGCGTGAATTATATGATGCG GTGGTGCTTTCTTATGGAGCTGAAAGTGATCAAGCTCTAGGAATACCCAGAGAA GATCTGTCTGGGATATACGCTGCCAGAGAATTTGTTTGGTGGTATAATGGCCACCCAGACTGCCGAAATCTGGCACCAGATTTGAAGAGCTCAGATACTGCTGTTATTATTGGTCAG GGAAATGTAGCTCTTGATGTGGCGCGTATCCTTTTACGACCAACTAGTGAATTGGCAACAACTGATATCTCCTGCCATGCTTTGGCAGCTTTAAGTGAGAGCTCCATTAG AAAAGTGTATTTGGTTGGAAGACGTGGAGCAGCACAAGCAGCCTTCACGGCGAAAGAACTGCGTGAAGTTCTAC GTATCAAGGACCTATCCATTGAAATTCGGCAAGCAGATTTAAGTAAAACCCCAGCAGATGAG GAAGAACTAAAGAATAACCGGATTAAAAGGAGAATTCATGAACTGCTCTCTAAGGCTGCCACTCCTGCAACTTCCGTATGCAATCCAGGTCAAAAAGAACTGCACTTTGTTTTCTTCAGGAAACCAGACAGGTTCCTGGAATCAGATTGTAGAAGTGGTCATGTTGCTGGTTTGCGGGTGGAGAGGACAATTCTTAAAG AAGATGTTGGCTCTGGGAAACAAATTGCAGTTGGTACTGgactttttgaagaaatggaATGCGG GCTGGTATTGAAGAGTGTTGGTTACAAGTCGATACCTGTTGATGGCTTGCCTTTTGATCACCGTAAAG GTATTGTTCCAAATGTTCGGGGACGTGTGTTAAGTGAAGCTTCTGAAGATGCACAAGTCGAGAAAGGCTTGTATGTATGTGGGTGGTTGAAGAGAGGACCAACTGGGATAATTGCTACAAATCTTTACTGTGCTGAAGAAACT GTCGCTAGCATATCAGAAGATGTTGAGAGAGGAGTGGTAACATCAAGATCTGGCTTATCTAAGCCCGGAAGGGAGGGCCTCCTCCAATTGCTAGATAGCAGGAATGTCAAAATTGTTCCATTTGGTGGCTGGGAAAAGATAGACAgtgaagagaaaagaagaggtaGTCTGAAAAACAAACCCAGGGAAAAGCTTACCTCTTGGCAGGATTTATTAGAAGTTGCCACCAAGTGA
- the LOC125877685 gene encoding NADPH:adrenodoxin oxidoreductase, mitochondrial isoform X2, with translation MNQFSRVAQNRRCSFIGNVSLGASISLAELRELYDAVVLSYGAESDQALGIPREDLSGIYAAREFVWWYNGHPDCRNLAPDLKSSDTAVIIGQGNVALDVARILLRPTSELATTDISCHALAALSESSIRKVYLVGRRGAAQAAFTAKELREVLRIKDLSIEIRQADLSKTPADEEELKNNRIKRRIHELLSKAATPATSVCNPGQKELHFVFFRKPDRFLESDCRSGHVAGLRVERTILKEDVGSGKQIAVGTGLFEEMECGLVLKSVGYKSIPVDGLPFDHRKGIVPNVRGRVLSEASEDAQVEKGLYVCGWLKRGPTGIIATNLYCAEETVASISEDVERGVVTSRSGLSKPGREGLLQLLDSRNVKIVPFGGWEKIDSEEKRRGSLKNKPREKLTSWQDLLEVATK, from the exons ATGAACCAGTTTTCTCGGGTTGCTCAAAATAGACGTTGCTCGTTCATTGGGAATGTCTCTCTTGGAGCCTCTATATCTTTGGCTGAGCTGCGTGAATTATATGATGCG GTGGTGCTTTCTTATGGAGCTGAAAGTGATCAAGCTCTAGGAATACCCAGAGAA GATCTGTCTGGGATATACGCTGCCAGAGAATTTGTTTGGTGGTATAATGGCCACCCAGACTGCCGAAATCTGGCACCAGATTTGAAGAGCTCAGATACTGCTGTTATTATTGGTCAG GGAAATGTAGCTCTTGATGTGGCGCGTATCCTTTTACGACCAACTAGTGAATTGGCAACAACTGATATCTCCTGCCATGCTTTGGCAGCTTTAAGTGAGAGCTCCATTAG AAAAGTGTATTTGGTTGGAAGACGTGGAGCAGCACAAGCAGCCTTCACGGCGAAAGAACTGCGTGAAGTTCTAC GTATCAAGGACCTATCCATTGAAATTCGGCAAGCAGATTTAAGTAAAACCCCAGCAGATGAG GAAGAACTAAAGAATAACCGGATTAAAAGGAGAATTCATGAACTGCTCTCTAAGGCTGCCACTCCTGCAACTTCCGTATGCAATCCAGGTCAAAAAGAACTGCACTTTGTTTTCTTCAGGAAACCAGACAGGTTCCTGGAATCAGATTGTAGAAGTGGTCATGTTGCTGGTTTGCGGGTGGAGAGGACAATTCTTAAAG AAGATGTTGGCTCTGGGAAACAAATTGCAGTTGGTACTGgactttttgaagaaatggaATGCGG GCTGGTATTGAAGAGTGTTGGTTACAAGTCGATACCTGTTGATGGCTTGCCTTTTGATCACCGTAAAG GTATTGTTCCAAATGTTCGGGGACGTGTGTTAAGTGAAGCTTCTGAAGATGCACAAGTCGAGAAAGGCTTGTATGTATGTGGGTGGTTGAAGAGAGGACCAACTGGGATAATTGCTACAAATCTTTACTGTGCTGAAGAAACT GTCGCTAGCATATCAGAAGATGTTGAGAGAGGAGTGGTAACATCAAGATCTGGCTTATCTAAGCCCGGAAGGGAGGGCCTCCTCCAATTGCTAGATAGCAGGAATGTCAAAATTGTTCCATTTGGTGGCTGGGAAAAGATAGACAgtgaagagaaaagaagaggtaGTCTGAAAAACAAACCCAGGGAAAAGCTTACCTCTTGGCAGGATTTATTAGAAGTTGCCACCAAGTGA
- the LOC125877750 gene encoding pentatricopeptide repeat-containing protein At4g38150-like: protein MAGITIARWLTVSPAPSFSLIRRFLSPYALCFHYSSSLPTLIPKTVSFLSVSTTNAFRSRPFSTTTPETPISINSTLVPPKRNTLVNFSLSDSEDSDTEADTKEETKSSTKQIDKSKLPPPYDPFNKKPVIEEPEDLTNLQEVFQKIRSEGMINNAVKMFDGLSKDGLTHEALELFSQIKDKNQMPDVVAHTAVIEAYANAGQPKEAHKVYLRMLSSGVLPNAYTYSVLIKSLAESGEEKFVKEAKKYVLEMVEKRGMKPNAATCLGSFEGLVNAGMEEEGKELLEIVKSKGAVPEESKMRDVLRNKRGLVYRTIMQVFYGK, encoded by the coding sequence ATGGCCGGAATAACCATTGCCCGGTGGCTCACCGTCTCTCCAGCGCCGTCATTCTCCCTAATTCGCCGATTTCTCTCCCCCTATGCCCTTTGTTTCCACTACAGTTCCTCTCTCCCTACCCTAATCCCCAAAAcagtttcctttttatcagtcTCCACAACTAACGCATTCAGAAGCAGACCATTTTCCACCACAACCCCGGAAACTCCAATTTCGATTAACTCTACTTTAGTTCCTCCGAAGCGCAACACTTTAGTCAATTTCTCGCTATCTGATTCAGAAGACTCTGATACTGAGGCGGACACGAAAGAGGAAACAAAATCGTCGACTAAGCAAATAGATAAATCCAAATTACCACCACCATACGACCCATTTAACAAGAAACCCGTAATTGAGGAACCCGAAGACCTGACAAACTTGCAAGAAGTGTTTCAGAAAATACGTTCAGAGGGGATGATCAACAATGCGGTGAAGATGTTCGACGGATTGTCTAAGGACGGACTGACCCACGAGGCCTTGGAGCTTTTCTCTCAAATCAAGGACAAGAACCAAATGCCAGATGTAGTGGCTCATACGGCTGTGATCGAGGCATACGCCAATGCAGGGCAGCCCAAGGAGGCTCACAAAGTTTACCTACGGATGCTGTCATCTGGAGTGCTGCCGAATGCGTATACATATAGCGTGCTGATCAAGTCATTGGCGGAGAGTGGAGAAGAGAAGTTTGTAAAAGAGGCGAAGAAGTATGTGTTGGAGATGGTGGAGAAAAGGGGAATGAAGCCCAATGCAGCAACTTGTTTGGGTAGTTTTGAAGGGCTGGTGAATGCAGGGATGGAGGAAGAAGGAAAAGAGTTATTGGAGATAGTGAAGAGCAAAGGAGCCGTGCCTGAAGAGAGCAAGATGAGAGATGTGTTGAGGAATAAAAGAGGGTTAGTTTATCGGACCATAATGCAGGTTTTCTATGGCAAataa